The Streptomyces pactum genome contains a region encoding:
- the pelF gene encoding GT4 family glycosyltransferase PelF, which produces MHVPHGARRSGASRVTLLTEGTYPHSHGGVSVWCDQLVTGMPDLDFDVIAVTGTGREPLVWDIPGHVSEVVSVPLWGAAPQGRAPRGRERDRLAAAYERFVTALLDPRAEDGFAPALYRLARAAADGRLSPFLRGDRAIGVLTAVWNRPGLAVREARPTLHDAVTATALLEHALRPLAAPYPREGVAHAVSGGVAVLPGLAGLERHGVPLLLTEHGVYLRERYLGYRTAPYRWPVKALLLGFFRLLAEETYRRAALITPGNRYNRLWEEQGGAAPESIRTVYNGVDPAAFPPAGPEPARPVLSWAGRVDPIKDLETLIRAFALVRTELPTARLRLFGGTPRGGEAYRERCEALAAELGHGDAVSFEGRVEDIKDAYAAGSVVMLSSISEGFPFTLIEAMSCGRATVSTDVGGVREAVGDTGLVVPPRDPAAMAAAALELLGDAGRRRAMGEAARLRVIEQFTLRQTIDTFRSVYLELSAFGGAAAPAAAAEEDAAATAAGTPVRSATG; this is translated from the coding sequence ATGCACGTTCCCCACGGCGCGCGACGCTCCGGCGCGTCGCGCGTCACCCTGCTCACCGAAGGCACCTACCCGCACAGTCACGGCGGCGTGAGCGTCTGGTGCGACCAGCTCGTCACCGGCATGCCCGACCTCGACTTCGACGTCATAGCCGTCACCGGCACCGGGCGCGAACCGCTCGTCTGGGACATCCCCGGGCACGTCTCGGAGGTGGTGTCCGTTCCCCTGTGGGGGGCCGCACCGCAAGGGCGTGCGCCTCGCGGGCGGGAGCGCGACCGGCTCGCCGCCGCCTACGAGCGGTTCGTGACCGCGCTGCTCGACCCGCGCGCCGAGGACGGGTTCGCCCCCGCCCTGTACCGGCTGGCGCGGGCCGCCGCGGACGGCCGGCTCAGTCCCTTCCTGCGCGGGGATCGGGCGATCGGCGTCCTGACGGCCGTCTGGAACCGGCCGGGGCTGGCCGTGCGCGAGGCCCGGCCCACCCTGCACGACGCGGTGACCGCGACCGCGCTGCTGGAGCACGCGCTGCGTCCGCTGGCCGCGCCGTACCCGCGGGAGGGCGTGGCGCACGCGGTCAGCGGCGGTGTGGCGGTCCTGCCCGGCCTGGCCGGACTGGAGCGGCACGGCGTGCCGCTGCTGCTGACGGAGCACGGCGTCTACCTGCGCGAGCGCTACCTCGGCTACCGCACCGCCCCCTACCGCTGGCCGGTGAAGGCGCTCCTGCTGGGCTTCTTCCGGCTGCTGGCCGAGGAGACCTACCGCCGGGCCGCCCTGATCACACCGGGCAACCGCTACAACCGGCTGTGGGAGGAACAGGGCGGTGCCGCACCGGAGTCCATACGCACCGTCTACAACGGCGTGGACCCGGCCGCCTTCCCGCCCGCCGGTCCCGAGCCGGCCCGACCCGTACTCAGTTGGGCCGGGCGGGTCGACCCGATCAAGGACCTGGAGACCCTGATCCGCGCCTTCGCCCTCGTACGGACCGAACTGCCCACCGCGCGGCTGCGGTTGTTCGGCGGCACCCCGCGCGGCGGCGAGGCCTACCGGGAGCGCTGCGAGGCGCTGGCGGCGGAGCTGGGGCACGGTGACGCCGTCTCCTTCGAGGGCCGGGTCGAGGACATCAAGGACGCGTACGCCGCCGGGAGCGTCGTGATGCTCTCCAGCATCAGCGAGGGTTTCCCGTTCACCCTGATCGAGGCCATGTCCTGCGGCCGGGCTACCGTCTCCACGGACGTGGGCGGCGTCCGGGAAGCCGTCGGCGACACCGGTCTCGTGGTCCCGCCGCGCGATCCGGCCGCCATGGCCGCCGCGGCACTGGAGCTGCTGGGCGATGCCGGGCGGCGCCGGGCGATGGGCGAGGCGGCCCGGCTGAGGGTGATCGAGCAGTTCACGCTCCGTCAGACCATCGACACCTTCCGGTCCGTCTACCTGGAGCTGTCGGCGTTCGGCGGTGCGGCCGCGCCCGCGGCGGCCGCCGAGGAGGACGCGGCGGCGACGGCGGCCGGCACGCCGGTGAGGAGCGCGACCGGATGA
- a CDS encoding GDP-mannose 4,6-dehydratase yields the protein MTATPLAAVTGAEGFIGSHLTEALVASGHRVRAMAQYNSFSSYGWLETLSPDVLAQVEIVLGDVRDPGSVRGLVEGADCVYHLAALIAIPYSYQAPHSYVDTNVTGTLNVLEAVRAQGTPRLVHTSTSETYGTARTVPITEDHPVHTQSPYAASKAGGDRLADSYHASFDTPVVTLRPFNTYGPRQSMRAVIPTVIGQVAAGERTITLGDLRPTRDFTFVKDTAQAFLAVGTAPAERVVGRTFNAGTGGEISVGDLVALIGKVMDTALDVREDERRLRPANSEVMRLVADASRLRAATGWSPGHDLEQGLARTVEFFRDPANLARYKTGIYNI from the coding sequence GTGACCGCCACACCGCTCGCCGCCGTCACCGGAGCCGAGGGATTCATCGGCTCCCATCTCACCGAGGCACTCGTCGCCTCCGGGCACCGGGTGAGGGCCATGGCCCAGTACAACTCCTTCTCCTCCTACGGCTGGCTGGAGACCCTCTCCCCCGACGTCCTCGCCCAGGTCGAGATCGTCCTGGGCGACGTCCGCGACCCCGGCTCGGTCCGCGGTCTCGTCGAGGGCGCCGACTGCGTCTACCACCTGGCCGCCCTCATCGCCATCCCGTACTCCTACCAGGCACCGCACAGCTACGTGGACACCAACGTCACCGGCACCCTGAACGTGCTGGAGGCGGTGCGCGCCCAGGGCACGCCCCGGCTGGTGCACACCTCCACCAGCGAGACCTACGGCACCGCGCGGACCGTGCCGATCACCGAGGACCACCCTGTCCACACCCAGTCGCCGTACGCCGCGTCCAAGGCGGGCGGGGACCGGCTGGCGGACAGCTACCACGCCAGTTTCGACACGCCGGTGGTGACGCTGCGCCCCTTCAACACCTACGGCCCCCGACAGTCCATGCGGGCGGTGATCCCCACGGTCATCGGCCAGGTCGCGGCCGGGGAACGCACCATCACGCTCGGCGACCTGCGTCCCACCCGGGACTTCACCTTCGTCAAGGACACCGCTCAGGCGTTCCTGGCGGTCGGCACCGCACCCGCCGAGCGGGTCGTGGGCCGTACGTTCAACGCCGGGACCGGCGGCGAGATCTCCGTCGGCGACCTGGTGGCACTCATCGGCAAGGTGATGGACACCGCCCTCGACGTACGGGAGGACGAGCGGCGGCTGCGCCCCGCGAACTCCGAGGTGATGCGGCTGGTCGCCGACGCGTCCCGGCTGCGGGCGGCGACGGGCTGGAGCCCGGGGCACGACCTGGAGCAGGGCCTCGCGCGCACGGTGGAGTTCTTCCGCGACCCGGCCAACCTCGCCCGCTACAAGACCGGCATCTACAACATCTGA
- a CDS encoding nucleotidyltransferase family protein produces MHAVILAGGKGVRLRPYTTALPKPLVPIGDQHAILEIVLRQLATAGFTGCTIAIGHLGEIIRAYVGDGSQWGLTVDYATEESPLGTMGPLLTMRERLPEHFLVMNGDVLTDLDYADVLRRHSASGAPLTIATYARKVHIDFGVLTTDADRVVAFTEKPSTDYRVSMGVYGLTRATLDGYTAGLPLGFDELVLDLLRADDPPHAYDFDGYWLDIGRPDDYDRANAEFTSRKALLLKGA; encoded by the coding sequence ATGCACGCAGTGATCCTGGCCGGAGGCAAGGGCGTCCGGCTGCGGCCCTACACCACCGCTCTGCCCAAGCCGCTCGTGCCCATCGGCGACCAGCACGCCATCCTGGAGATCGTCCTGCGCCAGCTCGCCACGGCCGGGTTCACCGGCTGCACCATCGCCATAGGCCACCTCGGCGAGATCATCCGCGCCTACGTCGGCGACGGCTCGCAGTGGGGCCTGACCGTCGACTACGCCACCGAGGAGAGTCCCCTGGGCACCATGGGGCCCCTGCTCACCATGCGCGAGCGGCTGCCGGAGCACTTCCTGGTCATGAACGGCGACGTCCTCACCGACCTCGACTACGCCGACGTCCTGCGCCGGCACAGCGCCTCGGGCGCCCCGCTGACCATCGCGACGTACGCCAGGAAGGTGCACATCGACTTCGGTGTCCTGACCACGGACGCCGACAGGGTCGTCGCCTTCACCGAGAAGCCCAGCACCGACTACCGCGTCTCCATGGGCGTGTACGGACTGACCCGGGCGACGCTCGACGGCTACACGGCGGGGCTGCCCCTGGGCTTCGACGAGTTGGTGCTCGACCTGTTGCGCGCCGACGACCCGCCGCACGCCTACGACTTCGACGGCTACTGGCTCGACATCGGCCGCCCCGACGACTACGACCGGGCCAACGCGGAGTTCACCAGCCGCAAGGCCCTGCTGCTCAAGGGAGCCTGA
- a CDS encoding NAD-dependent epimerase/dehydratase family protein: MRILVLGSTGYLGGHVAERLRALPGARVLGGGRSPAADVRCDLATDPVDRLAVALASAAVDTVVNCAGATGGDPVTLAELNTRGPAALCAALRRARPTARLVHLGSAAEYGPGTERVPVPESAATRPLTAYGATKLAGSVTVATAELDAVVLRIGNPVGPGAPPSGLPGRVTGLLRAAGTDPEAVLRLGDLSAYRDFVDVRDVARAVERAVTAAGPLPRVLNIGGGDAVPVRRLVRTLADTAGFRGRIEEQGAGPARSHQVSWQCSDIAAARAALDWRPSYSLDESLAALWSAGARPPSRTPEGDRPS; the protein is encoded by the coding sequence ATGCGCATCCTCGTCCTGGGTTCCACCGGATATCTGGGCGGCCACGTCGCCGAGCGGCTGCGCGCCCTGCCCGGCGCGCGGGTCCTCGGCGGCGGCCGCTCCCCCGCCGCCGACGTCCGCTGCGACCTGGCCACCGACCCGGTCGACCGGCTCGCGGTGGCCCTGGCGTCGGCGGCCGTCGACACCGTCGTCAACTGCGCGGGCGCGACCGGCGGCGATCCGGTGACGCTCGCCGAGCTCAACACCCGCGGCCCGGCCGCCCTCTGCGCGGCGCTGCGCCGGGCCCGCCCCACGGCCCGTCTCGTCCATCTGGGTTCGGCCGCCGAGTACGGGCCGGGCACCGAGCGGGTCCCGGTGCCCGAGTCGGCGGCCACCCGCCCCCTCACCGCCTACGGCGCCACCAAACTGGCCGGCAGCGTCACGGTCGCCACCGCCGAGCTGGACGCGGTGGTCCTGCGGATCGGCAACCCGGTGGGGCCCGGCGCACCGCCCTCCGGTCTGCCCGGCCGGGTCACCGGACTGCTGCGCGCCGCGGGCACGGACCCGGAGGCGGTGCTCCGGCTGGGCGACCTGTCGGCGTACCGGGACTTCGTGGACGTACGCGATGTCGCGCGGGCGGTCGAGCGCGCGGTCACCGCGGCCGGGCCGTTGCCGCGCGTGCTCAACATCGGCGGCGGCGACGCCGTCCCGGTGCGCCGCCTCGTGCGCACGCTCGCGGACACCGCCGGCTTCCGCGGCCGGATCGAGGAACAGGGAGCCGGCCCCGCCCGTTCGCACCAGGTGTCCTGGCAGTGCTCCGACATCGCCGCCGCCCGGGCCGCACTCGACTGGCGGCCGTCGTACTCGCTGGACGAGTCACTGGCCGCGCTGTGGTCGGCAGGCGCCCGCCCACCGTCCCGCACCCCGGAAGGCGACCGTCCGTCGTGA
- a CDS encoding spherulation-specific family 4 protein, producing the protein MSLLIPLYVHPAEDPRSWHRLIAAAGRTYGVVINPANGPGDAPDPAFAAAAGALRAAGARLLGYVDTDYGTRPAAEVAEDVRRHRQWYTADGCFLDRVSAAATELPAYRALVRGLRRRGSGPVVLNPGVHPAPGYARVADLVVTFEGPWSAYVSAFSRPDWTLRHPPERFCHLVYGVPEALTPLAVRTAHERGAAVCGPVTGEPPNPWSRLTPVLAGAGR; encoded by the coding sequence GTGAGCCTGCTGATCCCGCTGTACGTCCACCCGGCCGAGGACCCGCGCTCCTGGCACCGGCTCATCGCGGCGGCCGGCCGCACCTACGGGGTGGTCATCAACCCCGCGAACGGGCCGGGCGACGCACCCGATCCCGCCTTCGCCGCGGCGGCCGGCGCGCTGCGGGCGGCGGGCGCCCGTCTGCTCGGCTACGTCGACACGGACTACGGCACGCGTCCGGCGGCCGAGGTCGCCGAGGACGTCCGGCGGCACCGCCAGTGGTACACGGCCGACGGGTGCTTCCTGGACCGGGTGAGCGCGGCCGCGACCGAGCTGCCCGCCTACAGGGCGCTGGTGCGCGGTCTGCGCCGGCGGGGCTCGGGTCCCGTCGTGCTGAACCCGGGGGTCCACCCGGCACCGGGTTACGCGCGGGTCGCCGATCTCGTCGTCACCTTCGAGGGGCCCTGGTCCGCCTACGTGTCCGCGTTCAGCCGGCCCGACTGGACGCTGCGCCATCCGCCCGAGCGGTTCTGCCACCTGGTGTACGGGGTGCCCGAGGCGCTAACCCCGCTCGCCGTGCGCACCGCGCACGAGCGCGGCGCCGCGGTCTGCGGACCCGTGACGGGAGAACCGCCCAATCCGTGGTCCCGACTGACCCCCGTACTGGCCGGAGCGGGGCGATGA
- a CDS encoding endo alpha-1,4 polygalactosaminidase, with protein sequence MRRTRRRGRALAASLTALCVAVVTGCSGADRPPAPGPSAAAVWQPRPGLAWQWQLDGKVDPSADVPVYDIDGFENDAADVDRLHRAGRRVICYVNVGAWESFRPDRNAFPRAVLGEPNGWRGERWLDIRRISVLRPIMERRFDMCRDKGFDAVEPDLVEGYADETGFPLTSRDQLAYNRMIAGIAHERGLAVGLKNDLPQIPQLVDDFDFAVNEQCAEYGECARLTPFVEAGKAVFHVEYSEPTRGFCPESRRLGLSSMLKRPELGVWREAC encoded by the coding sequence ATGAGGAGGACGAGGAGGAGGGGACGGGCGCTCGCCGCGTCGCTGACCGCCCTGTGCGTCGCGGTGGTGACCGGGTGTTCCGGTGCGGACCGCCCGCCGGCGCCGGGCCCGTCCGCCGCCGCGGTGTGGCAGCCCCGGCCCGGGCTGGCCTGGCAGTGGCAGCTCGACGGGAAGGTCGACCCGTCGGCCGACGTGCCGGTCTACGACATCGACGGCTTCGAGAACGACGCGGCCGACGTGGACCGGCTGCACCGCGCCGGACGCAGGGTGATCTGCTATGTCAACGTGGGCGCCTGGGAGAGCTTCCGGCCCGACCGGAACGCCTTCCCCCGTGCGGTGCTGGGCGAGCCCAACGGCTGGCGGGGCGAGCGCTGGCTCGACATCCGCCGGATCTCCGTACTGCGGCCGATCATGGAGCGGCGGTTCGACATGTGCCGCGACAAGGGGTTCGACGCGGTGGAACCCGACCTGGTCGAGGGATACGCCGACGAGACGGGCTTCCCGCTCACCTCCCGGGACCAGTTGGCGTACAACCGCATGATCGCCGGTATCGCCCACGAACGCGGTCTGGCGGTGGGCCTCAAGAACGACCTGCCGCAGATCCCGCAGTTGGTGGACGACTTCGACTTCGCGGTCAACGAGCAGTGCGCCGAGTACGGCGAGTGCGCGCGGCTCACGCCGTTCGTCGAGGCGGGCAAGGCGGTCTTCCACGTGGAGTACAGCGAGCCGACCCGTGGTTTCTGTCCCGAGTCACGCCGGCTCGGGCTGTCGTCGATGCTGAAGAGACCGGAGCTCGGGGTCTGGCGCGAGGCGTGCTGA
- a CDS encoding antibiotic biosynthesis monooxygenase family protein, whose product MSVVKINVLTVPAEQRETLEKRFASRAHAVESSDGFEWFELLRPVEGTDDYLVYTRWRDEESFQAWMEGPMKAAHQGGGAEGGERPKPAASGSTVWSFEVVQQAAPKNA is encoded by the coding sequence ATGAGCGTAGTCAAGATCAACGTACTGACCGTCCCCGCCGAGCAGCGCGAGACGCTGGAGAAGCGCTTCGCCTCGCGGGCCCATGCGGTGGAGAGCTCCGACGGGTTCGAGTGGTTCGAACTCCTGCGGCCGGTGGAGGGCACCGACGACTACCTCGTCTACACGCGCTGGCGTGACGAGGAGTCGTTCCAGGCCTGGATGGAGGGGCCGATGAAGGCGGCGCACCAGGGCGGCGGCGCGGAGGGCGGCGAGCGTCCGAAGCCCGCGGCGAGCGGGTCGACGGTGTGGTCCTTCGAGGTGGTGCAGCAGGCGGCTCCGAAGAACGCCTGA
- a CDS encoding pyruvate carboxylase — MFRKVLVANRGEIAIRAFRAGYELGARTVAVFPHEDRNSLHRLKADEAYEIGEPGHPVRAYLSVEEIVRAARRAGADAVYPGYGFLSENPELARACEEAGITFVGPSTQILELTGNKARAVAAAREAGVPVLGSSAPSTDVDELVRAADDVGFPVFVKAVAGGGGRGMRRVEEPAQLREAIEAASREAASAFGDSTVFLEKAVVEPRHIEVQILADGRGDVIHLFERDCSVQRRHQKVIELAPAPNLDPALRERICADAVNFARQIGYRNAGTVEFLVDRDGNHVFIEMNPRIQVEHTVTEEVTDVDLVQSQLRIAAGETLADLGLAQENITLRGAALQCRITTEDPANGFRPDTGRISAYRSPGGSGIRLDGGTTHAGTEISAHFDSMLVKLSCRGRDFTTAVGRARRAVAEFRIRGVATNIPFLQAVLDDPDFQAGKVTTSFIEQRPHLLTARHSADRGTKLLTYLADVTVNKPHGERPEIADPLTKLSPLAAGEPPAGSRQLLAELGPEGFARRLRDSPTIGVTDTTFRDAHQSLLATRVRTKDMLAVAPQVAHTLPQLLSLECWGGATYDVALRFLAEDPWERLAALRETVPNICLQMLLRGRNTVGYTPYPTEVTDAFVQEAAATGIDVFRIFDALNDVDQMRPAIDAVRQTGTSVAEVALCYTADLSDPSERLYTLDYYLRLAEKIVNAGAHVLAVKDMAGLLRAPAAATLVSALRREFDLPVHLHTHDTTGGQLATYLAAIQAGADAVDGAVASMAGTTSQPSLSAIVAATDHTERPTGLDLQAVGDLEPYWESVRKVYAPFEAGLAAPTGRVYHHEIPGGQLSNLRTQAIALGLGDRFEDIEAMYAAADRMLGRLVKVTPSSKVVGDLALHLVGAGVSPSDFEAEPDRFDIPDSVIGFLRGELGTPPGGWPEPFRSKALRGRAEAGPVAELSGDDRTALAKDRRATLNRLLFPGPAREFDTHRASFGDTSVLDSKDFFYGLRPGKEYTVDLDPGVRLLIELQAVGDADERGMRTVMSTLNGQLRPISVRDRSAASDVPVTEKADRSDPGHVAAPFAGVVTLAVAEGDAVEAGATVATIEAMKMEAAITAPKSGTVSRLAINRIQQVEGGDLIVQLT, encoded by the coding sequence ATGTTCCGCAAGGTGCTGGTCGCCAACCGCGGTGAGATCGCGATCCGTGCATTCCGCGCGGGCTACGAGCTCGGCGCGCGCACCGTCGCCGTCTTCCCGCACGAGGACCGCAACTCGCTGCACCGGCTGAAGGCCGACGAGGCCTACGAGATCGGTGAGCCGGGACACCCGGTGCGCGCGTATCTCTCCGTGGAGGAGATCGTCCGCGCGGCCCGCCGGGCGGGAGCCGACGCCGTGTACCCGGGCTACGGATTCCTGTCCGAGAACCCCGAACTGGCCCGCGCCTGCGAAGAGGCAGGCATCACGTTCGTCGGACCGAGCACACAGATCCTCGAACTGACCGGCAACAAGGCCCGGGCCGTGGCCGCCGCCCGCGAGGCCGGTGTGCCGGTCCTCGGCTCCTCCGCGCCCTCCACAGACGTGGACGAACTCGTCCGCGCCGCCGACGACGTCGGCTTCCCCGTGTTCGTCAAGGCGGTCGCGGGCGGCGGCGGGCGCGGCATGCGCCGCGTCGAGGAACCCGCCCAGTTGCGCGAGGCCATCGAGGCGGCGTCCCGGGAGGCCGCCTCCGCCTTCGGCGACTCCACGGTGTTCCTGGAGAAGGCCGTCGTCGAACCCCGCCACATCGAGGTCCAGATCCTCGCCGACGGCCGGGGCGACGTCATCCACCTCTTCGAGCGGGACTGCTCGGTGCAGCGCCGCCACCAGAAGGTCATCGAACTCGCCCCCGCGCCGAACCTCGACCCGGCCCTGCGCGAGCGGATCTGCGCCGACGCCGTGAACTTCGCCCGGCAGATCGGCTACCGCAACGCCGGCACCGTGGAATTCCTCGTCGACCGCGACGGCAACCACGTCTTCATCGAGATGAACCCGCGCATCCAGGTCGAGCACACGGTCACCGAAGAGGTCACCGACGTCGACCTCGTCCAGTCCCAGTTGCGCATCGCCGCCGGCGAGACGCTGGCCGACCTCGGTCTCGCCCAGGAGAACATCACCCTGCGCGGTGCCGCACTCCAGTGCCGCATCACCACCGAGGACCCGGCCAACGGCTTCCGCCCGGACACCGGCCGGATCAGCGCCTACCGCTCACCCGGCGGCTCGGGCATCCGACTCGACGGCGGCACCACCCACGCCGGTACGGAGATCAGCGCCCACTTCGACTCGATGCTGGTCAAACTCTCCTGCCGGGGCCGGGACTTCACCACCGCCGTGGGCCGCGCCCGGCGCGCCGTGGCCGAGTTCCGCATCCGCGGCGTCGCCACCAACATCCCCTTCCTCCAGGCGGTGCTGGACGACCCCGACTTCCAGGCCGGCAAGGTCACCACGTCCTTCATCGAGCAGCGCCCGCACCTGCTCACCGCCCGCCACTCCGCAGACCGCGGTACCAAGCTGCTCACCTACCTCGCCGACGTCACGGTCAACAAGCCGCACGGCGAGCGACCCGAGATCGCCGACCCGCTGACCAAACTGTCACCGCTCGCCGCCGGTGAACCCCCGGCCGGCTCCCGCCAGCTCCTCGCCGAGCTGGGCCCGGAGGGCTTCGCCCGCCGGCTGCGCGACTCGCCCACCATCGGCGTCACCGACACCACGTTCCGCGACGCCCACCAGTCGCTGCTCGCCACCCGGGTGCGCACCAAGGACATGCTCGCCGTCGCCCCGCAGGTCGCGCACACCCTGCCCCAACTGCTGTCCCTGGAGTGCTGGGGCGGCGCCACCTACGACGTCGCCCTGCGCTTCCTCGCCGAGGACCCGTGGGAGCGGCTGGCCGCCCTGCGCGAGACCGTGCCCAACATCTGCCTCCAGATGCTGCTGCGCGGCCGCAACACCGTGGGGTACACCCCGTACCCGACCGAGGTGACCGACGCCTTCGTGCAGGAGGCCGCCGCCACCGGCATCGACGTCTTCCGCATCTTCGACGCCCTCAACGACGTCGACCAGATGCGGCCCGCCATCGACGCGGTACGGCAGACCGGCACCTCCGTCGCGGAGGTGGCCCTGTGTTACACCGCCGACCTGTCCGACCCGTCCGAGCGGCTCTACACGCTCGACTACTACCTGCGGCTCGCCGAGAAGATCGTGAACGCCGGCGCGCACGTCCTGGCCGTCAAGGACATGGCCGGACTGCTGCGTGCCCCGGCGGCCGCGACCCTCGTGTCCGCGCTGCGCCGCGAGTTCGACCTGCCGGTGCACCTGCACACCCACGACACCACCGGCGGCCAGCTCGCCACCTACCTCGCCGCGATCCAGGCCGGCGCCGACGCCGTCGACGGGGCGGTGGCGTCCATGGCGGGTACCACCTCGCAGCCCTCCCTGTCGGCGATCGTCGCCGCCACCGACCACACCGAGCGGCCCACCGGCCTCGACCTCCAGGCCGTCGGCGACCTGGAGCCGTACTGGGAGAGCGTCCGCAAGGTCTACGCCCCCTTCGAGGCGGGTCTCGCCGCACCGACCGGGCGTGTCTACCACCACGAGATCCCCGGGGGACAGCTCTCCAACCTGCGCACCCAGGCCATCGCGCTGGGCCTCGGCGACCGCTTCGAGGACATCGAGGCGATGTACGCCGCCGCCGACCGGATGCTGGGCCGCCTGGTGAAGGTCACGCCCTCCTCGAAGGTGGTCGGAGACCTGGCCCTCCACCTGGTCGGCGCCGGCGTCTCCCCGTCGGACTTCGAGGCGGAACCGGACCGGTTCGACATCCCGGACTCCGTCATCGGGTTCCTGCGCGGCGAGCTGGGCACCCCGCCCGGCGGCTGGCCCGAGCCGTTCCGCAGCAAGGCGCTGCGGGGCCGCGCCGAGGCCGGGCCGGTGGCGGAGCTGAGCGGCGACGACCGAACCGCGCTGGCCAAGGACCGCCGGGCGACCCTCAACCGGCTGCTGTTCCCCGGACCGGCGCGCGAGTTCGACACCCACCGGGCCTCGTTCGGCGACACCAGCGTCCTGGACAGCAAGGACTTCTTCTACGGCCTGCGTCCCGGGAAGGAGTACACGGTCGACCTCGACCCCGGCGTCCGGCTGCTCATCGAGCTCCAGGCGGTCGGCGACGCCGACGAACGCGGCATGCGCACCGTGATGTCCACCCTGAACGGCCAGCTCCGCCCGATCTCGGTCCGGGACCGCTCGGCGGCTTCCGACGTCCCGGTCACGGAGAAGGCCGACCGGTCGGACCCCGGCCATGTCGCGGCGCCCTTCGCGGGTGTGGTGACCCTCGCGGTCGCCGAGGGCGACGCGGTCGAGGCCGGCGCCACGGTGGCCACCATCGAGGCGATGAAGATGGAGGCCGCCATCACCGCCCCCAAGTCGGGCACGGTGAGCAGGCTCGCCATCAACCGGATCCAGCAGGTCGAGGGCGGAGATCTCATCGTCCAGCTCACCTGA
- a CDS encoding ACP S-malonyltransferase: MSNDLLAPAGGTPRTVLMCPGQGAYLPGALRHLGDVPSVSEVLRRVDDHSTALGGTGTPVGHLLTDAGAPGPGPLLLADPLAFDLATYAAVVASATVLLDLATPPVHAVLGHSVGDLAALTVAGAITLEQGVRLLHVRDRLLRDAALPAAGLLATDMTADLAADLLSAADLPQVRIAARNAPRQTVLAGPDDQLAAVRRTARGLGRRATPLTSRTAYHHPLLTEVHRAFRRLLRAQPVAPPTLAVYTATVARPARTPAELRTVAAAHLTEPLAFHRTLHAMRLAGFTTYLDSGPRALLSALARAGLPGCATAAPSRTPVGVDRIRHRLTVAPR; encoded by the coding sequence ATGAGCAACGACCTCCTGGCCCCCGCCGGCGGCACACCGCGCACCGTGCTGATGTGCCCCGGCCAGGGGGCCTACCTTCCCGGCGCGCTGCGTCACCTGGGCGACGTCCCGTCCGTCTCGGAGGTGCTGCGGCGGGTGGACGACCACAGCACCGCGCTCGGCGGCACCGGGACACCTGTCGGCCACCTCCTCACCGACGCCGGGGCGCCCGGCCCCGGCCCACTCCTGCTCGCCGACCCCCTGGCCTTCGACCTGGCCACCTATGCCGCGGTGGTCGCCTCCGCCACCGTCCTGCTCGACCTCGCGACCCCGCCCGTCCACGCGGTGCTCGGCCACAGTGTGGGCGACCTCGCGGCGCTCACCGTGGCCGGGGCCATCACCCTGGAACAGGGCGTCCGACTGCTGCACGTGCGCGACCGGCTGCTGCGCGACGCGGCGCTGCCGGCGGCGGGCCTGCTGGCCACCGACATGACCGCCGACCTGGCGGCGGACCTCCTGTCCGCCGCGGACCTGCCACAGGTGCGGATCGCCGCCCGCAACGCCCCCCGCCAGACGGTCCTCGCCGGGCCCGACGACCAATTGGCCGCCGTCCGGCGCACGGCCCGGGGGCTCGGTCGTCGCGCCACCCCGCTGACCAGCCGCACCGCCTACCACCACCCCCTGCTCACCGAGGTCCACCGGGCGTTCCGACGCCTCCTGCGGGCGCAGCCCGTCGCCCCGCCCACGCTCGCCGTCTACACGGCCACCGTGGCGCGGCCCGCACGCACCCCGGCCGAGCTGCGTACCGTGGCGGCCGCCCACCTCACCGAACCCCTGGCCTTCCACCGAACCCTGCACGCGATGCGCCTGGCCGGTTTCACCACCTACCTCGACAGCGGCCCCCGAGCCCTGCTCAGCGCCCTGGCCAGGGCCGGGCTGCCCGGCTGCGCCACGGCCGCCCCCTCCCGCACACCGGTCGGCGTCGACCGCATACGCCACCGCCTCACCGTCGCCCCGCGGTGA